Proteins co-encoded in one Dyella japonica A8 genomic window:
- a CDS encoding acetyl-CoA hydrolase/transferase C-terminal domain-containing protein has protein sequence MSPEQCHTDTETCAQQIAERIGPDLRVAAPLGLGKPHELLNALYRLTKADTSRSLSLYTALSLTRPHPAPGLEARFVKPFVERHFGADAVDPEYAVDQARNQLPSNVAVHEFYMQSGALLHSGSAQRNYISQNYTHVARDLAVQDINLLVQLVARRETPEGVRYSLSCNPDLTFDFIDRVVQSGKPRPLCVAVVHPDLPYITGHAEVGREYFDVELRPDTSPPLFALPRQPIDLVEYALGMHASALVRDGGCLQIGIGALSDALVCGLRWRQEDNTQWRRALVALDPRGSTHALAARMGGLAPFRTGLYGASEMVMDGFMHLQRAGILKRRAWDNMALERAAAAGRLSPGTPGGHYLRGAFFLGSRELYRWLAELDASDPDALDMCRVSNVNQLYGDHQMLASLQRRGARFFNTCMMATLLGSAVSDGLENGDVVSGVGGQYNFVAMAHELPDGRSVLMLRSTRQGSGGVETNIRWNYGHTTIARHLRDLYVTEYGVADLRGKTDSECVEAMLSIADARFIDALCAEAKAHGKLAADFQIPERWRNNRPEHLQQVLAPWRLKGQLPPFPFGSDFTEVEQRLLPALDWLKRRSTTWRGKAELVRAVVAPGHAVGGEDEAVDRMGLARPSGLGERVQRRLLQAALRQAARPGAEAVSASTATAPASATPEDR, from the coding sequence ATGTCGCCAGAGCAATGTCATACCGACACCGAAACATGCGCACAGCAGATCGCCGAAAGGATCGGCCCTGACCTGCGCGTCGCCGCTCCTCTCGGGCTGGGCAAGCCCCATGAATTGCTCAACGCGCTCTATCGCCTGACCAAGGCCGATACGTCGCGCTCGCTGTCGCTCTACACCGCGCTGTCGTTGACGCGCCCACACCCCGCACCCGGGCTGGAGGCGCGCTTCGTGAAGCCGTTCGTGGAGCGGCATTTCGGTGCGGATGCGGTGGATCCCGAATACGCGGTGGACCAGGCGCGCAACCAGTTGCCGTCCAACGTGGCGGTGCACGAGTTCTACATGCAGTCGGGCGCGCTGCTGCATTCGGGCAGTGCGCAGCGCAACTACATCAGCCAGAACTACACGCACGTGGCGCGCGACCTCGCCGTGCAGGACATCAACCTGCTCGTGCAACTGGTGGCGCGCCGCGAAACACCGGAAGGCGTGCGCTACAGTCTTTCCTGCAACCCGGACCTGACGTTCGATTTCATCGATCGCGTGGTGCAGTCCGGCAAGCCGCGGCCGCTGTGCGTGGCCGTGGTGCATCCGGACCTGCCGTACATCACCGGGCACGCCGAAGTGGGGCGAGAGTATTTCGACGTTGAACTGCGTCCTGACACTTCCCCGCCGTTGTTTGCCCTGCCGCGCCAGCCCATCGACCTCGTCGAGTACGCGCTGGGCATGCACGCCAGCGCCCTGGTGCGCGACGGTGGCTGTCTGCAGATCGGCATCGGCGCCTTGTCCGATGCCCTGGTGTGTGGCCTGCGCTGGCGGCAGGAAGACAACACGCAGTGGCGCCGCGCGCTGGTGGCGCTCGATCCGCGCGGCAGCACGCACGCGCTCGCGGCCCGCATGGGCGGGCTCGCACCGTTTCGCACCGGCCTGTATGGCGCCAGCGAAATGGTGATGGACGGTTTCATGCACCTGCAGCGCGCAGGCATCCTCAAGCGTCGCGCGTGGGACAACATGGCGCTGGAGCGCGCCGCCGCGGCCGGGCGCCTGTCGCCGGGCACGCCGGGCGGGCACTATTTGCGGGGCGCGTTCTTCCTGGGCTCACGCGAGCTGTATCGCTGGCTTGCCGAGCTGGATGCGAGCGACCCGGATGCGCTGGACATGTGCCGCGTCTCCAACGTCAATCAGCTGTACGGCGACCACCAGATGCTGGCGTCGCTGCAGCGACGCGGCGCGCGATTCTTCAACACCTGCATGATGGCGACGCTGCTGGGTTCGGCGGTGTCGGACGGTCTCGAAAACGGCGACGTGGTGAGCGGCGTGGGTGGTCAGTACAACTTCGTGGCGATGGCGCACGAGTTGCCTGATGGCCGGTCGGTGCTGATGCTGCGCTCGACCCGGCAAGGGTCTGGCGGCGTCGAAACCAATATCCGTTGGAACTATGGCCACACGACCATCGCGCGCCATCTGCGCGACCTGTACGTGACCGAATACGGCGTGGCCGACCTGCGTGGCAAGACCGACAGCGAATGCGTGGAGGCGATGCTTTCCATTGCCGATGCGCGTTTCATCGACGCCCTGTGCGCGGAGGCAAAGGCGCATGGCAAGCTGGCGGCGGATTTCCAGATTCCCGAGCGCTGGCGCAACAATCGTCCCGAGCACCTGCAACAGGTATTGGCGCCGTGGCGATTGAAAGGGCAGTTGCCGCCCTTTCCGTTCGGCAGCGATTTCACCGAGGTGGAGCAGCGCCTGCTGCCTGCGCTGGACTGGCTCAAGCGGCGCAGCACCACCTGGCGTGGCAAGGCGGAGCTCGTTCGCGCCGTGGTGGCTCCGGGCCATGCGGTCGGTGGCGAGGACGAGGCCGTCGATCGCATGGGCCTGGCTCGTCCGTCTGGCCTGGGCGAGCGCGTTCAGCGCCGGCTGCTGCAGGCTGCCCTGCGGCAGGCAGCCAGGCCGGGGGCGGAAGCGGTCAGTGCATCAACAGCGACTGCCCCTGCGTCCGCAACGCCGGAAGATCGGTGA
- the ispG gene encoding flavodoxin-dependent (E)-4-hydroxy-3-methylbut-2-enyl-diphosphate synthase has translation MSDTTPSPRPALSAPRRPSVGVKIGKITVGGGAPIVVQSMTNTDTEDPASTAKQIAELARAGSELVRITVNTPAAAAAVPRIRDKLAMMGVDVPIIGDFHYNGHQLLEAEPACAEALAKYRINPGNVGFGKKKDTQFASIIEMALRYEKPVRIGANWGSLDQSMVATLMDENHQRAEPWDASHVAREALIRSALDSAKRAEEIGLPRDRIILSCKVSGVQELIAVYRDIAGRCDYALHLGLTEAGMGSKGITASSAALAVLLQEGIGDTIRISLTPEPGASRTGEVIVAQELLQTMGLRAFTPLVTACPGCGRTTSEFFQVLARTVQDHVREQMPLWRVKYDGVENLTLAVMGCVVNGPGESKHANIGISLPGNGEAPSAPVFIDGQKAMTLRGDHIASEFIGILDNYVASKYASRAG, from the coding sequence ATGAGCGATACGACTCCTTCCCCGCGTCCCGCCCTGTCCGCCCCGCGCCGCCCCAGTGTCGGCGTCAAGATCGGCAAGATCACGGTGGGTGGCGGCGCGCCCATCGTGGTGCAGTCGATGACCAACACCGACACCGAGGACCCGGCCAGCACCGCCAAGCAGATCGCCGAGCTGGCGCGCGCCGGCTCCGAGCTGGTCCGCATCACGGTGAACACGCCTGCCGCCGCCGCCGCCGTGCCGCGCATCCGCGACAAGCTGGCCATGATGGGCGTGGACGTGCCGATCATCGGTGACTTCCACTACAACGGCCATCAATTGCTGGAAGCCGAGCCGGCCTGTGCCGAGGCGTTGGCCAAGTACCGCATCAACCCCGGCAACGTCGGTTTCGGCAAGAAGAAGGACACGCAGTTCGCGTCCATCATCGAGATGGCGTTGCGCTATGAGAAACCCGTGCGCATCGGTGCCAACTGGGGCTCGCTCGACCAGAGCATGGTCGCCACGCTGATGGACGAGAACCATCAGCGCGCCGAGCCGTGGGATGCCTCGCACGTGGCTCGCGAGGCGCTGATCCGTTCCGCGCTCGACTCGGCCAAGCGCGCCGAGGAGATCGGCCTGCCGCGCGATCGCATCATCCTCTCGTGCAAGGTGTCGGGCGTGCAGGAGTTGATCGCGGTGTACCGCGACATCGCCGGGCGCTGCGATTACGCGTTGCACCTGGGCCTGACCGAGGCCGGCATGGGGTCCAAGGGCATCACCGCTTCCTCGGCGGCGCTGGCGGTGCTGCTGCAGGAAGGCATCGGCGACACCATCCGCATTTCGCTCACGCCTGAGCCGGGCGCCTCCCGCACCGGCGAAGTGATCGTGGCGCAGGAGCTGTTGCAGACCATGGGGCTGCGTGCGTTCACGCCCCTGGTCACGGCCTGCCCGGGTTGCGGGCGCACCACCAGCGAGTTCTTCCAGGTGCTGGCGCGCACCGTGCAGGATCACGTGCGCGAGCAGATGCCGCTGTGGCGCGTGAAGTACGACGGTGTGGAAAACCTTACGCTGGCCGTGATGGGCTGCGTGGTCAATGGTCCCGGCGAATCCAAGCACGCAAATATTGGCATTTCGCTGCCGGGCAATGGCGAGGCGCCGTCGGCCCCGGTGTTCATCGATGGGCAGAAGGCGATGACGCTGCGTGGCGATCACATCGCCAGCGAATTCATCGGCATCCTCGACAACTACGTGGCGTCCAAGTACGCCAGCCGCGCGGGCTGA
- a CDS encoding MarC family NAAT transporter, producing the protein MLAFLDYVAFGLLGLLPIANPLTSATVLLALTGRYPDAERNRQINRATMFVSIVLLVCFYAGNAVISGFGISIPGLRLAGGLIVSYIGFGMLFPPAHAKEGEVQAEMAGDEASARLPDVSFIPLTMPCTTGPGTIAFIISAASSIPGGRLTPMVHAVALTTTVLFALVFWLCLRGATRIMRFLGETGIDALARLMGFLLVCIGVQFAINGVHDLLTAWGFIAV; encoded by the coding sequence ATGCTCGCTTTCCTCGATTATGTTGCTTTCGGTTTGCTGGGTCTGTTGCCCATCGCCAATCCGCTGACCAGTGCGACGGTGCTGCTGGCGCTTACCGGGCGCTACCCCGACGCGGAGCGCAACCGGCAGATCAATCGCGCGACGATGTTTGTCTCTATCGTGTTGCTGGTCTGCTTCTACGCGGGCAATGCGGTCATCAGCGGGTTCGGCATTTCCATCCCTGGTCTGCGCCTGGCGGGTGGGTTGATCGTCAGCTATATCGGCTTCGGCATGTTGTTCCCGCCCGCGCATGCCAAGGAGGGCGAGGTGCAGGCGGAGATGGCGGGGGATGAGGCGAGCGCCAGGCTGCCGGATGTGTCCTTCATTCCGCTGACCATGCCTTGCACCACCGGGCCGGGCACCATTGCCTTCATCATCAGCGCGGCATCGTCCATCCCCGGCGGCAGGCTCACGCCGATGGTGCACGCGGTGGCGCTGACGACCACGGTGTTGTTCGCGCTGGTGTTCTGGCTGTGCCTGCGCGGCGCCACGCGCATCATGCGTTTCCTGGGCGAAACCGGCATCGATGCGCTGGCACGCCTCATGGGGTTCCTGCTGGTGTGTATCGGTGTGCAGTTCGCCATCAATGGCGTGCATGACCTGCTGACGGCATGGGGCTTTATTGCCGTGTGA
- a CDS encoding GlxA family transcriptional regulator: MSAIRIAVVAFEGILPFHLAVPCGVFQSPTPEGKSPFRLRVCSAEGRQLHSASGFTIGTPYGLDELGRSDIIIVPSWRDPDETPPTELLAQLRRAAARGKRIVGLCLGAYVLAHAGLLDGRRATTHWAWAEALVHRFPDITVDADVLYVDEGQVVTSAGAAAGIDCCLHIVRQMLGAEAANRVARRMVVPPVRGGGQAQFIERPLPDAPGDHRMARLLEHVQRHLQEEHDLDTIAEKAAMSRRSFTRHFRQLTGGSFGDWLLAQRLAEAQRLLETTRLPLERIAADIGLGSPVTLRQQFQRAYRTSPANYRRTFCAMRE, translated from the coding sequence ATGAGTGCGATACGCATCGCTGTCGTCGCCTTCGAGGGCATCCTGCCCTTTCACCTCGCGGTCCCTTGCGGGGTATTCCAGTCGCCGACCCCGGAGGGAAAGTCGCCGTTCCGCCTACGCGTGTGCTCCGCGGAAGGCCGGCAGCTCCACAGCGCCTCAGGCTTCACCATCGGCACGCCCTATGGGCTGGACGAACTGGGACGGTCGGACATCATCATCGTGCCCTCCTGGCGCGATCCGGACGAAACGCCGCCGACCGAACTGCTGGCGCAACTGCGAAGGGCGGCGGCACGCGGCAAGCGCATCGTCGGCCTTTGCCTTGGCGCCTACGTGCTCGCCCATGCCGGCCTGCTCGATGGCCGGCGTGCGACCACCCACTGGGCCTGGGCTGAAGCCTTGGTGCATCGCTTTCCCGACATCACCGTGGACGCCGACGTGCTGTACGTGGACGAAGGCCAGGTCGTGACTTCCGCTGGCGCGGCGGCGGGCATCGATTGCTGCCTGCACATCGTCCGCCAGATGCTGGGTGCCGAGGCGGCCAATCGGGTGGCGCGACGCATGGTGGTTCCGCCGGTGCGCGGCGGCGGGCAGGCACAGTTCATCGAGAGGCCCCTGCCCGACGCACCCGGCGACCATCGCATGGCCCGCCTGCTCGAACACGTGCAGCGGCACCTGCAGGAAGAACACGACCTCGACACCATCGCCGAAAAGGCCGCCATGAGCCGGCGCAGCTTCACCCGTCATTTCCGCCAGCTGACCGGCGGCAGCTTCGGCGACTGGCTGCTCGCGCAACGCCTTGCCGAAGCGCAGCGGTTGCTGGAAACCACGCGGTTGCCGCTGGAGCGCATTGCGGCCGATATCGGACTGGGTTCGCCGGTGACGCTGCGCCAGCAGTTCCAGCGCGCCTACCGCACATCGCCAGCCAACTATCGGCGCACGTTTTGCGCCATGCGCGAATGA
- a CDS encoding DUF1905 domain-containing protein, with protein sequence MNRHRAVAFRATVHNDQRPWLVPLPFDPVSQWSTPARPLWKCGHGHRVRGSLNGQDFRGAVVERSGTFWLQLEEASGAAPSLGRGQWVDVLIEPEDT encoded by the coding sequence ATGAACAGGCATCGCGCCGTAGCGTTTCGCGCCACCGTACATAACGACCAGCGGCCATGGTTGGTGCCGCTGCCGTTCGATCCGGTCAGCCAGTGGTCCACGCCGGCACGTCCGCTGTGGAAGTGCGGGCACGGCCATCGGGTTCGCGGCAGCCTCAACGGGCAGGATTTCCGCGGCGCCGTGGTCGAGCGTTCGGGCACGTTCTGGCTGCAGCTGGAGGAAGCCTCCGGTGCCGCTCCATCGCTGGGGCGCGGCCAGTGGGTCGACGTGCTGATCGAGCCTGAAGACACCTGA
- a CDS encoding glutathionylspermidine synthase family protein has product MRRIASTPRADGRQRLEAQGFRFHTIDGEPYWREDVCYVFDADQIDVLEAATNELHALCLEAVDRVVRHARYADLGLDERAATLIERSWWDREPALYGRMDLSCDGASPPRLLEYNADTPTALFEASVAQWYWLQDTAPDADQFNSIHEALVERWRTLPPASHVHFAACYESTEDALTCDYLVDTCLQAGHRATALDVEQVGWSGKDFIDLDNAPIERLFKLYPWEWMLAEPFAQHLPQTRLRWFEPAWKMVLSNKAILPLLWEFFPGHPNLLPASRRRGDLQGAVVRKPYWGREGAGVVVLDAGSAEGPVTEPCIYQAFSPLPVFDGRHALVGSWVVGDNAVGIGLREDDDRVTRNTSCFVPHLFR; this is encoded by the coding sequence ATGCGGCGCATCGCGAGCACGCCGCGCGCCGATGGGCGGCAGCGGCTGGAAGCACAGGGCTTCCGTTTCCACACCATCGATGGCGAGCCGTACTGGCGCGAGGACGTCTGCTACGTTTTCGACGCGGACCAGATCGATGTGCTGGAAGCGGCTACGAACGAATTGCACGCATTGTGCCTGGAGGCCGTCGACCGCGTGGTGCGCCACGCGCGCTATGCGGACCTTGGGCTGGACGAGCGCGCCGCCACGCTGATCGAGCGCAGCTGGTGGGATCGCGAGCCGGCGCTGTACGGGCGCATGGACCTGTCCTGCGACGGTGCATCGCCGCCGCGCCTGCTCGAGTACAACGCCGACACGCCCACCGCCTTGTTCGAAGCGTCCGTGGCGCAGTGGTATTGGCTGCAGGACACGGCACCCGACGCCGACCAGTTCAACTCCATCCACGAGGCCTTGGTGGAACGCTGGCGGACGCTGCCACCGGCTTCGCACGTCCACTTCGCCGCCTGCTACGAAAGCACGGAAGATGCCCTGACCTGCGACTACCTGGTCGATACCTGCCTGCAGGCGGGCCACCGCGCGACCGCGCTCGACGTGGAGCAGGTCGGCTGGTCGGGGAAGGACTTCATCGACCTGGACAACGCGCCCATCGAGCGGCTGTTCAAGCTTTATCCATGGGAGTGGATGCTGGCCGAACCATTCGCGCAGCATCTTCCGCAGACCCGGCTGCGCTGGTTCGAGCCGGCATGGAAGATGGTGCTGTCGAACAAGGCCATCCTGCCGTTGCTATGGGAGTTCTTCCCGGGCCATCCGAACCTGTTGCCGGCCAGTCGCCGGCGCGGTGACCTGCAGGGTGCCGTGGTGCGCAAGCCGTACTGGGGCAGGGAAGGCGCGGGCGTCGTGGTGCTGGATGCAGGGAGCGCCGAAGGGCCGGTTACCGAGCCGTGCATCTACCAAGCCTTCTCGCCACTGCCGGTATTCGACGGACGGCATGCCCTCGTGGGCTCCTGGGTGGTGGGCGACAACGCCGTTGGCATCGGCCTGCGCGAGGATGACGATCGCGTGACCCGCAACACGAGCTGCTTCGTGCCCCACCTGTTCCGTTGA
- a CDS encoding cysteine hydrolase family protein, giving the protein MSTQPRRAVIVVDVQNEYFTGNLQIEYPPSSQSLAHIARIMDAATAAGVPVVVIQQDSPADAPAFAVGSDGWQLHAEIGRRHRDALFHKPLPSAFSGTALGEWLEQHGIDTVTVVGYMTHNCDDTTIKHAFDRGMDVEFVHDASGAVSYANRAGYASAEEIHRVYSVVQQSRFAAVLSTEEWLHSLASGEKPVRDNILDSYRRAQARQSAAA; this is encoded by the coding sequence ATGTCCACCCAGCCGCGCCGCGCCGTCATCGTGGTCGATGTCCAGAATGAATACTTCACGGGCAATCTGCAGATCGAATACCCGCCTTCCTCGCAGTCGCTGGCGCACATTGCCCGCATCATGGATGCCGCCACGGCGGCCGGTGTTCCGGTGGTGGTGATCCAGCAGGACTCGCCCGCCGATGCGCCGGCGTTTGCCGTGGGCAGCGACGGCTGGCAGTTGCATGCCGAGATCGGCCGCCGTCACCGCGATGCCTTGTTCCACAAACCGCTGCCCAGTGCGTTCAGTGGCACGGCCCTGGGCGAGTGGCTGGAGCAGCACGGCATCGATACGGTGACCGTGGTCGGTTACATGACGCATAACTGCGACGACACCACCATCAAGCATGCCTTCGATCGCGGGATGGACGTTGAATTCGTCCACGATGCATCCGGGGCGGTGTCCTATGCCAATCGCGCGGGCTATGCCAGCGCCGAGGAAATCCATCGTGTCTACAGTGTGGTGCAGCAGTCGCGTTTCGCGGCGGTGTTGAGCACGGAGGAATGGTTGCACTCGCTGGCCTCGGGCGAGAAGCCCGTGCGCGACAACATTCTGGATTCCTATCGCCGCGCGCAGGCCCGTCAGTCGGCGGCCGCTTGA
- a CDS encoding HD-GYP domain-containing protein translates to MKPQFRIVAIYVVVALLWVFFSDRLLLSFEMDTRTLSLLHTIKGCFYVVVTGALLYWLIGRDVRRMDRLNHLLLTGNEQSLRALVSAMDVRHKETRDHSERVMRMTVALARRVGLEGDALRHVRFGALLHDIGKLALPDAVLIKPGPLTPEETLLMRRHPALGRDLLMRTAFLRPAIDIPFAHHERWDGTGYPRGLRGEDIPLAARLFSVVDVWDALSFPRVYKPAWPELEVIEYLRDAAGGQLDPSIVALFLEHYDELKDIGLGQLSPD, encoded by the coding sequence GTGAAGCCCCAATTTCGCATTGTTGCCATCTATGTCGTGGTGGCTTTGCTGTGGGTGTTCTTCTCTGATCGCCTGCTGCTTTCGTTCGAGATGGATACGCGCACCCTGAGCCTCCTGCATACGATCAAGGGGTGCTTCTACGTGGTGGTCACCGGCGCGCTGTTGTATTGGCTGATTGGCCGCGACGTCCGCCGCATGGATCGCCTCAACCACCTGCTGCTCACCGGCAACGAGCAGTCGCTGCGCGCGCTGGTGTCGGCGATGGATGTTCGCCACAAGGAAACGCGCGACCATTCCGAGCGCGTCATGCGCATGACCGTGGCATTGGCCCGGCGCGTGGGATTGGAGGGCGATGCGCTCCGGCACGTGCGCTTCGGCGCCTTGTTGCACGACATCGGCAAGCTGGCCTTGCCCGACGCGGTGTTGATCAAGCCCGGTCCGCTCACGCCAGAGGAAACGCTGCTGATGCGCAGGCACCCCGCGCTCGGCCGGGACCTGCTCATGCGCACCGCGTTCCTGCGCCCGGCCATCGACATTCCCTTTGCGCACCATGAGCGTTGGGACGGCACGGGCTATCCGCGTGGCTTGCGCGGCGAGGATATCCCGCTGGCCGCCCGTCTCTTCAGCGTCGTCGACGTATGGGATGCGCTGAGTTTTCCGCGTGTCTACAAGCCGGCGTGGCCGGAGCTGGAAGTCATCGAGTATCTGCGCGATGCGGCGGGTGGCCAGCTCGATCCAAGCATCGTCGCGCTGTTCCTGGAACATTACGACGAGCTCAAGGACATCGGCCTGGGGCAGCTGTCGCCGGATTGA
- a CDS encoding Crp/Fnr family transcriptional regulator — protein sequence MLQSSRQDGAQRMAPSPSCAGCGHAAVCQASGYDRPELSGLRHIAERVGPMRTGEYLYRPMSPFRALYAVQTGMAKTVAVDVAGREQVLAFHLPGEVIGLDAMEREVHDNAVVALGKTQFCRFPYPAVRQVATQQPEVPWHLVQSASQRISRLQLSSGNYMAEERFAAFLVDLRDRRAVLGLPSDYLPLPMSRADIGNHLRLTTETISRLLGRFRERGWVRADRLGLHITDLPALRTQGQSLLMH from the coding sequence ATGCTCCAGAGCTCCCGCCAGGATGGCGCCCAGCGCATGGCGCCCTCGCCCTCCTGCGCCGGCTGCGGCCACGCCGCCGTCTGCCAGGCCAGCGGCTATGACCGCCCCGAACTGTCAGGGCTTCGCCATATCGCAGAGCGCGTCGGCCCCATGCGCACGGGCGAATACCTCTATCGCCCCATGTCACCCTTCCGCGCGCTCTATGCGGTGCAGACGGGCATGGCCAAGACCGTGGCCGTCGACGTGGCGGGGCGCGAGCAGGTGCTCGCCTTCCACCTGCCCGGCGAAGTGATCGGCCTGGACGCCATGGAGCGCGAAGTGCACGACAACGCCGTGGTGGCGCTGGGCAAGACGCAGTTCTGCCGCTTCCCCTACCCGGCCGTGCGCCAGGTCGCCACCCAGCAACCGGAAGTGCCGTGGCATCTCGTGCAGTCGGCGAGCCAGCGCATTTCGCGTCTGCAGCTCAGCAGCGGCAACTACATGGCCGAGGAACGCTTCGCCGCCTTCCTGGTCGACCTGCGCGACCGGCGGGCCGTGCTCGGCCTGCCGTCGGATTACCTGCCGCTACCGATGTCCCGCGCCGATATCGGCAATCATCTGCGCCTGACCACGGAGACGATCAGCCGCCTGCTCGGCCGCTTCCGCGAGCGTGGCTGGGTGCGGGCTGATCGCCTGGGCCTGCACATCACCGATCTTCCGGCGTTGCGGACGCAGGGGCAGTCGCTGTTGATGCACTGA
- a CDS encoding class I SAM-dependent methyltransferase yields the protein MPASASEDQILDAWHANAHAWERAVREGRIESRRLVTDRAILETVRSHEPRTVIDVGCGEGWLARALAAEGVRVLGVDAVPALVEAARSRGGGEFRVLSYDDLAAGLLDERADVVVCNFSLLGGSSVDALLAAVPRLLARGGVLMVQTLHPLMAEAGPYADGWREGSWAGCGEGFGRPAPWYFRTLAGWVAAFDRAGLCLRDLKEPTHPHTGRPASVIFLAGVRQGDGDEQASRRSVSRHRT from the coding sequence GTGCCTGCCAGCGCGAGCGAGGACCAGATCCTCGACGCCTGGCATGCGAACGCGCACGCCTGGGAGCGTGCCGTTCGCGAAGGACGCATCGAAAGCCGCCGGCTGGTGACGGACCGGGCCATCCTGGAGACCGTGCGGTCGCATGAGCCCCGCACGGTGATCGACGTGGGGTGCGGCGAAGGCTGGCTGGCCCGGGCGCTGGCTGCCGAAGGGGTGCGCGTGCTGGGGGTGGATGCCGTTCCGGCGCTGGTCGAGGCGGCGCGATCCCGGGGCGGTGGTGAGTTCCGTGTGCTCTCGTATGACGACCTGGCGGCCGGCTTGCTCGACGAGCGGGCCGACGTGGTGGTGTGCAATTTTTCCCTGCTCGGCGGCTCTTCCGTCGATGCCTTGCTTGCCGCCGTGCCGCGCCTGCTGGCGCGGGGCGGTGTGCTGATGGTCCAGACGCTGCACCCGCTGATGGCGGAGGCGGGGCCGTATGCCGACGGTTGGCGGGAGGGCTCCTGGGCGGGTTGCGGGGAGGGCTTTGGCCGGCCCGCGCCCTGGTATTTCCGCACCCTGGCCGGCTGGGTGGCCGCTTTCGACCGGGCGGGTCTTTGCCTCCGGGATCTCAAGGAGCCAACCCATCCTCACACTGGGCGCCCCGCGTCCGTTATCTTCTTGGCGGGGGTACGCCAGGGGGACGGGGATGAACAGGCATCGCGCCGTAGCGTTTCGCGCCACCGTACATAA
- a CDS encoding DUF350 domain-containing protein, translated as MLPDLSTLPAFAAYFGLGVLFLAIFCTVHIWLTPQREMALIRHGNQAAAISLGGALIGFIAPLVSAMSHSVNLLDLALWGLVALVVQWLAHQAIHLLIRDLATQIEEDNRAVAIFAAVIAIAVGLVNAAAMTW; from the coding sequence GTGCTGCCGGATCTTTCAACGCTGCCCGCCTTCGCAGCGTACTTCGGGTTGGGTGTCCTTTTCCTGGCCATTTTCTGCACGGTGCACATCTGGCTGACGCCGCAGCGCGAGATGGCGCTTATCCGCCATGGCAACCAGGCGGCAGCGATCAGTCTTGGCGGTGCGCTGATCGGCTTCATCGCGCCCTTGGTCAGTGCCATGTCGCACAGCGTGAACCTGCTCGACCTGGCCTTGTGGGGGTTAGTGGCACTGGTCGTGCAGTGGCTGGCGCATCAAGCCATTCACCTGCTCATCCGTGACCTCGCCACGCAGATCGAGGAAGACAATCGCGCCGTGGCCATATTCGCGGCGGTGATCGCCATCGCCGTTGGCCTGGTCAACGCCGCGGCCATGACGTGGTGA